One part of the Cellulosilyticum sp. I15G10I2 genome encodes these proteins:
- a CDS encoding metal-dependent hydrolase, translating into MDYRTHIIGGIALAYGAHQLIQIDPQQVVIFYGCCTLGSILPDIDHPEAFISKFIPLLPYALYNSVGHRTLTHGILFTAIIFLLVAFINIVAGVGIALGILSHIALDMLSPYGVAFLYPFNKERIKIIRH; encoded by the coding sequence ATGGATTACAGAACACATATTATTGGTGGTATTGCCTTAGCGTATGGAGCACATCAACTAATACAAATAGATCCACAGCAAGTTGTTATATTTTACGGATGTTGCACTTTAGGAAGCATTCTTCCGGACATTGATCATCCAGAGGCATTTATATCGAAATTTATTCCACTCCTACCATATGCTCTTTATAATTCAGTTGGGCATAGGACTTTAACTCATGGCATACTATTTACAGCGATTATATTTTTGCTGGTTGCTTTTATTAATATAGTTGCTGGAGTAGGAATAGCGCTCGGCATTCTAAGCCACATCGCACTAGATATGCTTAGTCCTTATGGTGTTGCATTCTTATATCCATTTAATAAAGAAAGAATTAAAATTATACGCCACTAG
- a CDS encoding PTS transporter subunit IIC has product MHDKKEWTLYVKKFTNRYLINGLSGMALGLFSTLLIGLILKQIGSFMPNLWFGQFLMTLGQIAAVLTGVGIAVGVAHNLGASKLVLYSSVLNGLIGAYAVKLVNGQLITEGGILLSGAGDPLGAFLAAVIGVEIGRLVAGKTKLDILITPAVTIIAGSITGLIIGPPVSSFMNVLGDFIKVATELQPFFMGIVVSVSMGIFLTLPISSAAISMILGLSGIAAGASTAGCAAQMIGFAVMSYRENKINGLLAQGLGTSMLQMPNIIKNPKIWIPPILASAITGPLATMVFKMENVAAGAGMGTSGLVGPILTWQTMSQAETSQTVLLIKILAVYFIIPAILTLLFASFMRKKNWIKDGDLKLEV; this is encoded by the coding sequence ATGCATGATAAAAAAGAATGGACATTATATGTAAAAAAGTTTACAAACAGGTATCTGATTAATGGACTCAGTGGTATGGCATTAGGGTTATTTTCTACGTTGTTGATAGGGCTTATTCTTAAACAAATAGGATCCTTTATGCCTAATTTGTGGTTTGGACAATTTTTAATGACACTCGGGCAGATAGCTGCTGTACTTACAGGAGTCGGTATTGCAGTAGGTGTTGCTCATAATTTAGGAGCGAGTAAACTTGTGCTTTACTCAAGCGTGCTTAATGGACTTATAGGAGCATATGCTGTTAAGCTTGTAAATGGGCAGCTGATTACAGAGGGGGGGATTTTACTAAGTGGTGCAGGAGATCCTCTGGGGGCTTTTCTTGCAGCAGTGATAGGGGTAGAGATAGGAAGACTAGTAGCAGGAAAAACAAAGTTAGATATACTTATTACACCGGCTGTAACTATTATTGCTGGTAGTATAACGGGGCTTATTATTGGACCGCCAGTGTCAAGTTTCATGAATGTACTGGGAGATTTTATTAAAGTGGCTACAGAACTTCAACCTTTTTTTATGGGGATAGTCGTATCAGTCTCGATGGGGATTTTTTTAACACTGCCTATTAGTTCAGCTGCTATTAGTATGATACTTGGATTATCAGGTATTGCAGCGGGTGCGTCAACAGCTGGCTGTGCTGCCCAGATGATAGGATTTGCTGTAATGAGTTATAGAGAAAATAAAATAAATGGCTTATTAGCACAAGGGCTTGGAACATCTATGCTTCAAATGCCTAATATTATTAAAAATCCGAAGATCTGGATTCCGCCTATTCTTGCAAGTGCCATAACAGGTCCGTTGGCAACGATGGTATTTAAAATGGAAAATGTTGCGGCGGGAGCTGGTATGGGGACTTCAGGGCTTGTTGGCCCGATACTTACTTGGCAGACGATGTCACAAGCCGAGACAAGTCAAACAGTATTACTCATAAAAATATTAGCAGTATACTTTATAATACCAGCAATACTAACGCTTCTCTTTGCTTCTTTTATGAGAAAGAAGAATTGGATTAAAGACGGAGATTTAAAATTAGAAGTTTAA